DNA from Kitasatospora acidiphila:
TCGCGATGATCGTCTTCGGCGTGCTGGCGATCGGCAACGAGTACAGCAGCGGGATGATCCGGGTCTCCCTGGCCGCCGTGCCGCAGCGCGGCACGCTGCTGACCGGCAAGCTGGTGGTGATCGGCGCGCTGTCGCTGGTGGTCTCGCTGGTGACCGCGTTCGTCACGTTCTTCCTGGGCCAGGCGCTGCTGGGCGTGCACCACACCACGCTGGGCGCGCCGCACGTGCTGCGCGCGGTCTTCGGGGCGGCGGTCTACCTGACCCTGCTCTGCCTCTTCTCGGCGGGCGTCACCGCGATGCTGCACAACCAGACGCTGGCGCTGGGCGTGCTGGTGCCGTTCTTCTTCCTGCTCTCGCCGATCCTGTCGGCGGTGCCCAAGGTGAAGACGGTGGCGCACTACTTCCCCGACTACGCCGGGCGGCAGATGCTGATGGTCTTCCAGGAACCCGGCGCGCCCTACGGCTGGCTGGCCGGCTTCTTCCTCTGCGGCGCCTGGACGCTGGCCGCGATGCTCGGCGGGGCCGCGGTGCTCAAGTCCCGGGACGCCTGACGGGCCGGCGCTGCGTCAGTAGCGCGGGGCGCCACGCCCGCGCTGGACGGCCGTGGTGCGCCGCTCCCGCGCGCCCCAGCACGCCCGGTGCCAGTGCCGCCGGTCCTCCACTCCGGCCCCGTGGTCCGGCCAGGCCACCACATGGCCCACGCCGGGCGGGATCTCCTGGTCGCAGCCCGGGCAGCGGTAGTAGCGGCCGGGCGACCCGGCCACCGTCTGCACGACCCAGTCCTCGCCCCGGTAACTCTCCACCCGGCGCAGCGAACTCCCCATCGGCGCAGGGGTCGCGCTGCTGCGGTCGGCGGAGTCGCCGGTCCGATTGCGACGGGGAGACACCGGTTCACCTCTCAGGGGCCGTTCGGGGGGCGCGGGCAGTGCATCCAGGGTACGGGCCCACCGAGTGCGACCGGACCCGCACCCCAGGTGGCCGTACGGCGCCCCGGCACACCTATCACGGAAGTCACCCGCGGCATGGGGAATTCGGGGTAATCCACTCGTTCTCCGGGGAAATCGGAGGATCCGGGTGCCAATGGCACATGACATGGGTTACTCACGACAGGAAGAGCGGGGCGCACTGCCTGCGCGCACCCGAGGAGGGCAATCCCGTGACCCAGATCCGCGCCGACATCCCCGCGGCGGACCGCGCGCCGGCCGACCTCGCCGTCCGGGGCCAGCGCCCCGCCGTCGAGCCGCCGCCGGCACCCGCCCCCGAGCGCGGCGGCAGCCACCCGGCGGCGCAGGACACCCTGCGGGTGGGGGTCTTCCTGCTCTCCGCGCAGTTCCCCGGCCAGAGCCACACCCAGGCGCTGGACCGCACGGTGGCCGCCGCGGTGGCCGCCGAGCGGGCCGGGCTGGACGCTGCCTGGCTCGCCGAGCACCACTTCGTGCCGTACGGGGTCTGCCCGAACGCCGCCACCCTGGCCGCCCTGCTGCTCGGCCGGACCCGCCGGCTCCAGCTGGGCACCGCGGTCAGCGTGCTCTCCACCACCCACCCGGTGACCCTGGGCGAGCAGGCCGCGCTGCTGCACCTCACCGCCGGCGGCCGGTTCACGCTCGGCGTCGGGCGCGGCGGCCCGTGGATCGACCTGGCCGTCTTCGGCACCGGGGTGGCCGCCTACGAGGAGGGCTTCGCCGAGCGGCTCGACCTGCTGCTCGGGTTCCTGCGCGGCTCCCGGCTGAGGGCCGACGGGCCGCAGTTCAGCTTTCCCGAGGTGTCGGTGGTGCCCCGGGCGGCCGAGCCGGCCCGGCCGCCGCGCGGTGCCGAGCTGACCGACTGGCTGGGCCTGCCCGGCGAGATGCCGCTGCGGTTCCCCCGGCAGCGGACCGAGACCGGGTCCGCTGCCGGGGCCGAGGGCGGGCCGGTCGGCCCGCCGGTGATCGTGGCCTGCACCTCGCCCGCCAGCGTCCGGCTGGCCGCCGAGCGCGGCCTGCCGATGCTGCTCGGCATGCACTCCGGCGACGAGGACAAGCGGGCGATGCTGACCGCCTACCGCGCGGCCTGGCGGGCCGCCGGGCGCGGCGAGGAGCACCTGGCACGGGTCGAGCGCGAGCACGTGGCCGCCGGGGTCGCCCAGATCGACGACCGCTCCCCCGCCGCGCGGGCCGTTCTGCTGCGCTCGATGCCCGGCTGGTTCGAGTACGGGCTGGGCGCGCACCGCACGGTGGACGGGCGGGAGCGCCGGATGCGCGACCCGTACGCGTACACCGAGCTGCTCTGCGACCTGCACGCGGTCGGCACGCCCCGGCAGTGCGCCGACCGGCTGCTGGCCACCGCCGAGCGGACCGGGATCCGCCGGTTCGCGCTGCTCGCCGAGGGCTCCGGGGAGCAGGACGGCACCCTGCACAACATCGCCCGGCTCGGCGCCGAGGTACTGCCGCAGCTCAGCTGAGGCCGGGTCGGTCCGCCTGTTCCGACCGGCGCCACCCCCCTCCCGCGCGGGCCGGACTCAGCAGTCCCGCAGCAGCGGCGACTGGTTCAGCAGCTGGGCCCGGACCGAGGTGAACCGCAGGCGGCGCTCCTCGGCATCGGACGTGGGGCCGAAGACGGCCACCCGGTGACAGTTCTGGAAGGCCAGCTTGACCCCGAAGTGACGCTGCAGCGCGCCACGGATGGCATCGCTCGCCATGGCGCGCAGCAGCTGGCCGCGCGCCTGCTCACTGGGCGGGGGACCTGGTTGTCCGCGAAGCCGGTGCCGTCGACCTCCATCTGGGCGACGAGCGAGCTGATCAGGTCCCAGGCATAGGGCAGGGACGTACGGACGCAGTCGACGAACTCCCGCTCGTCGACCTCGCCTCGCTCGGCCTTCTCCAGAAGAGCCGGTGAGACGTCGAGCGACATGGGTTCTCCTCTCGCGGTCCGCCCGCGCTCCCCGCGCGGGCGGTGGTGCCTTGAAGCAGATGGTGCTTTTGGTGCGATTGGTACAAATGTGCTGACCACACCCATGACTGGGCGGACGCGGCTCAAACAAGAGTGGCAGTCCGAGCCCGGCGGATCTGGCGAATGCCACGATTGCCGCCGAAAACGTCATGATCTTGGGCACAATGGCCGGAATCGATCCTCGGGCTCATCTCCACTCCATCCCCGTTGGCTACGCGGGCGCCCCGAGGCGTCACCCAACGTAGCGGTCCGTGCGCGCAGACGCCAGACTTCGGGCGGTACGGACTGCTGGGTTCCCATGGTTCGCCCCCCTCTAGCGCCTGGTACACCCTTCGGACGGAGTCGCTTCAAATGGCTCTGCGAGGCCGAGCGGGCCGACCGGACGTTCAAGCGCGGACGCGAACAAGGGCCGCGCATCATGTCCGCAGTCGAACGACAGTCCGACGGCTTGACGTACGGACGGTCGTCGCTACGTCACTTCCGGTGAGCGGGTCAGGGGCGCCCGCTGAAGCGCCTAGGCTTACCGCCATGCGTCTTGTCATCGCCCGCTGCTCGGTCGACTACGCCGGCCGGCTCTCCGCCCACCTGCCCTCCGCCACCCGCCTGATCCTGGTCAAGGCCGACGGAAGCGTGAGCATCCATGCCGACGACCGTGCCTACAAGCCGCTCAACTGGATGTCACCGCCGTGCTCCCTCAAGGAGGCCGACGGGATGTGGACGGTGGAGAACAAGGCCGGGGAGAAGCTGATCATCACCCTGGAGGAGGTCATGCACGACTCCTCGCACGAGCTCGGCGTGGACCCGGGACTGATCAAGGACGGCGTCGAGGCGCACCTGCAGGAGCTCCTCGCCGACCGGATGGAGGTGCTCGGCGCCGGCTGGTCGCTGGTGCGCCGCGAGTACCCGACGGCGATCGGGCCGGTCGACATCCTCTGCCGGGACGCCGAGGGCGGCACCGTCGCCGTGGAGATCAAGCGCCGCGGCGAGATCGACGGCGTCGAGCAGCTCACCCGCTACCTGGAACTGCTCAACCGCGACCCGCTGCTGGCACCGGTCAAGGGCATCTTCGCGGCCCAGGAGATCAAGCCGCAGGCCCGGGTACTGGCCACCGACCGCGGCATCGGCTGCGTCGTCCTCGACTACGACGCGCTGCGCGGCATCGACGACGACAAGCTCAAGCTGTTCTGAACCGGTAGTCCGCCCGTTCGGGGGCGGTGCCGACACCCTCCCCCAGCGCCCCGGCCTGACGGCCGGGGCGCTGGGGTCGTCTCGGCCGGTCCTCGCCCGACCCCGCCGCGGAGCGGCTGGGCAGGGCGCGGACCGCGGTGCTCAGCCTGCGGCCGCGGGCTTGAGCGTCGGGCTCCCCGAGACCGGGGGCGGCGTGGTCGGCGGGACGGCGCTGCTCGCCGGGGCGCTCGGGTCGTCGGGTCCTGCGAGGGCGTCGGGGGCGGCGAGATCGAGTGGCTCGGCGACGCAGGGCCGGGATCCGACGGCACCGGCGCGCTCGGGGTGGTCGGCGCGGCCACCGGCGGGGCCGGCTGGTCGGGGGTGCCCGGTGCCGTGGCGCCGCCGCCCGTGGTCTGCTGGGTGCTCGGTACGGCCGAGTGCGACCGGCCGGCGGTGGCAGTCGCCGAGGCCGGACCACCCGCCGTGGCCGTCGTGCTCGCCGAGGCCGAGGCCGAGGCGCTGCCGGAGGCCGTCGCACTCGCCGTCGCACCGCCGGCGGTGACCGCCGTGCCGGTGCCGGTCAGCGTGTTCCCCGACACCCCGTTGTCGCCGCCGACCGTCGCCCCGGCCGGAGCCGGAGCAGGCGACGACCCGGCGCCCAGCACCCCCACCGTGGTACCCACCACCGCGAGCACCACCAGCCCGCCCGCGGCCACCAGCACGTTCCGCCTCGACCAGCCGCGCAGCACCGACGCCGACTGCGAGGCCGACTGCCAGGAGCGCTCCGCCAGCGCCCGGATGACGGGCCGTCGGATCGCCTGGGTCTGCGCCTCGGAAGCCGCCGGCGTCAACTCCAGCCGCTGAATCATCGTCAGCAGCCGCCGCGAGGCCAGCATCCCGCGCGAGTCCCCGGCCCCGAGCGCAGCCGCCCGGCCGCCTCCAGCGCCGTCCTGGCCTGCTCCTGCTGATCCTGGCAGAGCCACAGCACCCCGAGCTCATGCCGGAACCAGGCCTCGTCCCGGGCGCTGCCGAGTTCCCTGGCCTGCTCCGCGCCCAGCTCCAGCACCTGCCGCCAGGCGCCCCAGCGCAGCGCCAGGGCCAGCGCGGGCGCGGCCGACCGGGCCAGGCCAAGCACGGCGGCCGGACGGCCGGCCGCTCGCTCCGCGCGCAGCGCGCCGAGCAGCACCTCGGCCTCCGCCGCGATCTGGGCACCGCTCACCGAGGCATGGCCGACCCACCAGGTGAAGTGCTCGGCCGCGCCCTCGGTGCTCTGCGCATCGGTGCCCCAGCGCGGCGCCAGCGCGGTCAGCACGCCGGCGGTGAGCCGGTGGTGGCCGCCGAGCGACTCTGCGAGGCCGCACTCGGTCAGCTCGCGCAGCGCGCTCTCGCCGTGGTCCACGTCGATCAGGGCCGGCAGGTGCGGGGCGGTCGGGCACTCGCCGCCGAACGCCACCGCCAGTCGGAGCACCGAAAGCGCCTCGTCGCTGAGCCCCTCCACCAGCAGCTGGGCCGGCGCGGCGACCTCGGCCACCGACGGCAGCGCCACCGTGGCACGCAGCTCGGCCTCGCGGATCGCCGGATCGGTGAGCCCGGTGGGCTCGGCCGGGCGCCCGAACAGCGTGCTGCGGTCCTCCGCGGCGGCCAACCGGGCGTCCACCTCGGCGTCCCGGCGGCGCAGCAGCGCGGCGGCCTGGACGAAGCGCAGCGGCAGGCCCTGCGACTCGAACCAGAGGTCCACCGCCCAGGACCGCTCGGCCTCGTCCAGCGGCCGCCCGGTCAGCCGGGCCAGCAGCGCCAGGCAGGCCTCCCGGGACAGACCGCCCAGCAGATGGTCCTCCAGCCGGGATCCGACCGGCAGTGCGCCGCCGGAGCCGGGCGCCACCGAGAGCAGGAACGCGCACTCGGGGGCGGCGGCCAGCAGCTCCTCCAGCTCGGCGCCGTCCGGGCCCACCTCGTCGATCACCACGACCGCGCCCACCCCGGCCAGCAGCTCCAGCAGCCGGGCCCGGTCAGGCCGGTAGCCGTCGGCCTGGTAGCTGGCGGCGAACAGGTCCTGCAGCAGGTCGTCGGCGGTGCGCCGGTAGCCGGACAGCTGCACCACGCCGTCCGGGGCCAGGCCGGCGGCCGCCTCGGCGACGGCCGCGAGCAGCGCGCTGCGGCCCGAGCCCGGGTCGCCGAGCAGCCGGATCGAGCGGCCCTCGGAGAGCATCCCGACCAGCTGGGCGACCTGTCCCTCGCGGTCCAGCAGCGGCAGATCGCCCGGGGCCGCGCCGAGCGCGACCGGGCCGACGGCCGGCATGGGGCCGGGCCCGGCGGCGGCGCCCGCCCCGGAGCCGGCACCGCCGACCGGGCGGCGGCGCGGCTCCGGGTGGCGGTGCGGCGGGCACGGCTGGACCTCTGATCCGTCCGGTCCCGCCACGGTCACCAGGTACCGCCCGGCGACCAGGTCGCCCGACCGCACGCGCAGGTTCTCCTGTCCGATGCCATCGGATGGCTGTGCCACGATTGCGCTCCGCCTGTGCTCCGCCGGGCGGCCGCGGGCCGCCGGCCGCTGTGAGGGACCGAACCGTACGGACACCCGGTTGCGTCCGACGGGCGACCAACCGTCGCCCCCGTAGGGCGGCGCCGCCACAGCCGGCCCGCGGGGATCAACAGTCCTGTCGACCGCAGACTCTCGCACACTTGGGCGACACCACGCAGGTTCGGTCCCCGCCGGGGCCCCGGCGGGGACTCAGCGCCCCCGCGCGGTCACGGTGAGGTGATCACCGGCGGCAGCGGCCCGGCGCCCGGCACACCGGCCAAGCCGGGCAGCGCGGCGCTCAGCGAATCCGGCGAGCCGCCCTCGACGGCCAGGATCCGGTGCAGCCGGGTGGCCACCAGCAGCCGCTGCAACTGCTGCGGCACCGCGCGCAGCACCAGCCGGCGGCCGAGCCGCCCGGCCCGGCGGTGGGTGCCCATGATCACGCCGAGGCCGGTGGCGTCCCAGGAGCGCAGGGCGGCCAGGTCGAGCACCAGGTCGCCGGCGCCGTGGTCGACCGCCTGGTGCAGCCGGGCCCGGGCGTCGGCCGCACTGCGCACGTCCAGGCTGCCGTCCAGCGCCAGGACAGCCTGGCCGCCGGTTCCCGGGTACTCCACGATGCGCACGCTGTCCTCCTTAGGCAGTGGGTTCGGCAGTGAGTTCGGCACTGAGCTCGGCACGGGACCCCCACCGTCTCAACCATCTGACGTCGGACCAGCGGCCCGGGTTGCTGCTCCCCGCCCGTTCTGAAGCAACTTCACTCGTCCGAGGGAATATACGCAGAGCAGCCCGGCACTCATGCTGCTTTGCGGTGCAAATCACCCGTCCGAGGCACCCCAGGTGAGCAAGCTCACCCGGGGTGGGCCCGCGCCGGCGGCCAGGGTGAGGCTCGGTCAGCTCTGGTAGTCGTAGAAGCCCTTGCCGGACTTGCGGCCCAGATCGCCGGCGGTGACCATCCGGGCCATCAGCTCCGGGGCGGCGAACTTCTCGTCCTGGGTCTCGGCGTAGATGTTGCGGGCCGCGTGCAGCAGGATGTCGACGCCGGTCAGGTCGGCGGTCTGCAGCGGCCCCATCGGGTGGCCGAAGCCC
Protein-coding regions in this window:
- a CDS encoding ABC transporter permease subunit, whose product is MASFPAILSSEWTKIRTVRSTVWTLLLSFLVTAALGALLSLLTKNNFADFRKGATTPFDATATSFSGIVLGEIAMIVFGVLAIGNEYSSGMIRVSLAAVPQRGTLLTGKLVVIGALSLVVSLVTAFVTFFLGQALLGVHHTTLGAPHVLRAVFGAAVYLTLLCLFSAGVTAMLHNQTLALGVLVPFFFLLSPILSAVPKVKTVAHYFPDYAGRQMLMVFQEPGAPYGWLAGFFLCGAWTLAAMLGGAAVLKSRDA
- the nucS gene encoding endonuclease NucS, translating into MRLVIARCSVDYAGRLSAHLPSATRLILVKADGSVSIHADDRAYKPLNWMSPPCSLKEADGMWTVENKAGEKLIITLEEVMHDSSHELGVDPGLIKDGVEAHLQELLADRMEVLGAGWSLVRREYPTAIGPVDILCRDAEGGTVAVEIKRRGEIDGVEQLTRYLELLNRDPLLAPVKGIFAAQEIKPQARVLATDRGIGCVVLDYDALRGIDDDKLKLF
- a CDS encoding ATP/GTP-binding protein; this translates as MSPRRNRTGDSADRSSATPAPMGSSLRRVESYRGEDWVVQTVAGSPGRYYRCPGCDQEIPPGVGHVVAWPDHGAGVEDRRHWHRACWGARERRTTAVQRGRGAPRY
- a CDS encoding STAS domain-containing protein translates to MEYPGTGGQAVLALDGSLDVRSAADARARLHQAVDHGAGDLVLDLAALRSWDATGLGVIMGTHRRAGRLGRRLVLRAVPQQLQRLLVATRLHRILAVEGGSPDSLSAALPGLAGVPGAGPLPPVITSP
- a CDS encoding LLM class flavin-dependent oxidoreductase, whose protein sequence is MRVGVFLLSAQFPGQSHTQALDRTVAAAVAAERAGLDAAWLAEHHFVPYGVCPNAATLAALLLGRTRRLQLGTAVSVLSTTHPVTLGEQAALLHLTAGGRFTLGVGRGGPWIDLAVFGTGVAAYEEGFAERLDLLLGFLRGSRLRADGPQFSFPEVSVVPRAAEPARPPRGAELTDWLGLPGEMPLRFPRQRTETGSAAGAEGGPVGPPVIVACTSPASVRLAAERGLPMLLGMHSGDEDKRAMLTAYRAAWRAAGRGEEHLARVEREHVAAGVAQIDDRSPAARAVLLRSMPGWFEYGLGAHRTVDGRERRMRDPYAYTELLCDLHAVGTPRQCADRLLATAERTGIRRFALLAEGSGEQDGTLHNIARLGAEVLPQLS